From Bacteroidota bacterium:
GGCGGCCCGGCTACGCGCGGCATGCGGCAGTACCTCGACCAGCAGATCGCCGCTGACCCGCGCATCCGCCTCGCGCCGGGGGACCCGCTCCCGCACCTCCACCGCGCCGACGCGCACGTACATCCGACCTACGAGGATGGCTGGGCCTACGCACCCGCCGAGGCGCTCGCTTGCGGCGTCCCGACTATCGTGACGGAGGATACCGGCATGGCCGAGATTGTCCGCGACGGCGAAAACGGCTACGTCGTGCCCACCGGCAGCGTCGACGCCATCGTAGATCGCCTCACGAAGCTGCACGACAGTCCGCTCGCCGCGACGGTTCGGCTGGACGAAGTGCGCACGGCAGGCTGATGCGAATCGGGCACTACGTCGCGCACTGGTCGAAAGGCGGGCTGGAGAACTACGTTCGCCGCCTCGCTAGCACCCACGTTGAGGCGGGGCACGATGTCCGGATGCTGAAGCTCTCGGGCGCGCCTGGTATCGACGGGGCGGGGGAGGTGGCCGTGGTAAACGACGGCCTGGCACTCGCTGCGGCCGCGCGTGATCTCGATGCGCTCCACCTGCACTATGCGGTCGCTCCTGAGGTCTACGATGCTGCACCGGCCATCCGCACGCTCCACGTCCACACGTCATACTGCCCCTCGGGCAAGAAATTCCTAGCCCGCGCCGGGCGGCCCTGTGATCGGTCCTACAACCGGCTGACATGCCTCGCCAGCCACGTCACGCAGCGCTGCGGCTCGCTGAAGCGCGCCAACCTCCAACGCCTCTTCGGGCAGACCCGTAACGACTATGACGCGCGCGGTCGTGCGCACTGGCATGCCATCAGCACGTTCCAGGTCGAGTGGCTGCGGCGCACAGGCTATCCCGAATCGCGCACGCGGCTCATCCTCCACGCAGGCCCCGAACCGCGCGACGTGTCGCCGCCGCCCGCCGAGGGCGTTCCACGCTTTGCGTTCGTGGGGCGTCTCAGCAAGGTGAAAGGCGCCGACTGGCTCCTGCGTGCGCTCGCCCGAACGACGGCCCCGCTGCACCTCGACGTGGTCGGTGATGGGGAACTGTCGGATCGGCTGCCGACGTTGGCGGAGGAGTTGGGGATTGCAGACTGCGTCACGTTCCATGGGTGGGTGGAGCCGAGCGATGTGGCGGGCATCGTGACTCAGGCGCGCGCCGTGCTGGCGCCGTCGCTATGGCCCGAGCCAGCGGGGCTGACGGCCCTCGAAGCCGGAGCCAACGGGCGCGCGTTCGTCGCGAGCGCAGCAGGGGGCTTCCTCGATTCTGTTGTCGATGGCGAAACGGGCCTCCTCGTTCCGCCTAGCGACGACGCAGCGCTGGCCTCCGCCCTGGACCGGCTCGCCGATGACTACGAGTTCGCCGTTCGGCTGGGAAAAGCCGGGCGGGAGCGCGTCGCGCACGGATTTCGCTGGACCGACCACGTCGCGGCTGTAGATGCGCTCTACGCCGAGGCCATCGCCGCGCACCAGGTGGGAGCAAATCGGTAGAAACGCGCCCATAATGTTACGTTTCTACCGCGTCAGACTACGCCTACACCCAAAGCTGGCACGTCGGCATTAAGGTGGATAACACGGAAACGGAGGTTTCCGGGCCGGTATTGATATATATTTGAGCGCCGGGCCTTCAAGTATCGCTCGAAGGGAAAAACCTGGCACGGTGTTCGTGAACGGTTCGGGCGTGCCTACTGAAGAGCATGGTGACGTCCGGTCCACACTCTGACCGCTCGTCCACCCAGCAACCGGGACCATGTTCTGCAAGCTCACTACCCACCTTCCTTCCTTGCGCTCCCTGATCCTGCTCGCGCTGGCCGCGTTTGCGGCACTGCCGGCCCTCAGCGCCGACATCCAGCGGGTCTCGATCACCGAGCGGTCCGACGGACAAGGCTACGTGGTGCGCCTGCACACAGTGGGAGTTCTTTCCCAGTTTGAAGTACGTCAGGTCGCCCCCGAGTTGGTCGAGCTCGTCGTGCAGGATGCCTACCTCGTTGAGGGGGCGCAGCGCGACGGAGCCACTGGCATCGTACAGGACTATTCTGTACGCAACCGTGACGGCAGCGTGGTGCTCAGCTTCCAGCTAGCAGCCCCTGCCACCGCTACGGCCTACCCGGACCGCGACACCGATGACCTGCTGCTCGGCCTCGCCTACACCGAGCCCCAGCCCGTCAGTCCTTTCTTCGCAGAAGAGACCGGCGAGAACTGGCGCCTCGACTGTGTGGTGATCGACGCGGGACACGGCGGGCACGACCCCGGCACCCACGGCCACGGCATCCGCGAGAAGGATGTCACGCTGTCGGTCGCCCTCAAGGTCGGCCAGTATGTCGAGGAGCGTCTCGGCATGAACGTCGTCTACACCCGCACCAGCGACCGCTTCGTGGAACTCCACGAGCGCGGCCGGATCGCCAACGAACAGTGCGGCAAGCTCTTCATCTCGATCCACGCCAACGCGGCGGGCAGCGCCCGCGCACGGGGCACGGAAACGTTTTTCATCGGCCAGCACAAGGCCGACGATGCCCGCGAGATTATGGAGCGCGAAAACAGCGTCGTCGACCTCGAAGCGGATCAGTCGCACTACGAAGGCCTCGGCGACATGTCGATGGTGCTCCAGTCGATGGCATCCAGTGCCTACCAGACCGAAAGCGAGCACCTCGCCTCGCTGATCGAAGGGCAGTTCTCTGAGCGGGCCCGGCGCAGAAGCCGCGGCGTCAAGCAGGCGGGCTTCCTCGTCCTCTGGCGCGCCTCGATGCCGGCCGTCTTGGTCGAGCTCGGCTTCCTGAGCAACCGCAACGAAGCGCGCTTCCTCGCCTCCGAAGAGGGGCAGGACTTGCTCGCCAGCGGCCTCTACCGTGCCATCCGCGACTACAAGGAGCGCTACGAAGCCGGCCTCGGTCTCGACCCGACCGCGCCCGACCACGTCGCCGCCCGCGACTGAGCGCCACGCCCGGCGCCGACCCCGACCTGACGTTCTTTCCGATTCTCGCGCCCCGTAAGGCGCGATCCGGTTGTCCCCGGCCCGTAAGCCAGGGACATGCAACAGACCCGAGAGGGTCTGGCCTCAGCAGTCACTGATGGTGGTACATGAATGTGACTGCTGTATGGTGGGTGAGTGAATGCCGGGAGGTGGTCTCTTCGTCGAAACCCTCCATCGACCAAGGACCCCTCCCGGTATTTTTTGTCGCGGTTTGGCGGTGGAGAGGTGTCGCCCAACTCGGCGTATACCCAACTCGGCGTATAAGAGCGATTGGGGATAGCGAGACGGTACGAGACGAAGACGACAGCATGCGTGGCGTACCTTCTCGGGCCACTGCGACACCGCAACACTGCCGTACCGCCACACCCCAACCGATGACCCTCGCCGAGGCTGTCCGCACCGTTCCCGACTTCCCGAAGCCGGGCATCCAGTTCAAAGACATCACGCCGATCCTGGCCGACCCGGCGCTGCTCGTCCGCGCCGTCGACCAGCTCGTTGCGCCGTTTGCCGGACAGGGCATCACGCACGTGGTCGGAATCGAGTCGCGGGGGTTCATTCTCGGGGCGATGCTGGCCGACCGGCTCGGGGCTGGCTTCGTGCCTGTGCGCAAGCCCGGCAAGCTACCCGGCGAGACCGCCCGCGAGTCCTACGCCCTCGAATACGGCTCCGACGCGCTCGACATCCACATCGACGCCTTCGCCGCGACCATCGACGCGGGAGACGGCGCGCAGGTGCTCGTCCACGACGACGTAATCGCGACCGGTGGGACCGCCGCTGCCACGGCACGCCTCGTGGAGCGAGCGGGGGGGACGTTAGCAGGCTTCGCGTTCCTCATCGAACTCGACGTTCTCGACGGGCGCACCAAGCTGCCCGACGGGGCGCCTGTCCACGCTATTTTGCACTACGACTGAATGTTGCACCACGGCTGATCCCGGCGCCGTGTGACGCCAGCGTGGTACCGCACGGCTTGCTGTTCACCTCTCCATCGCCTTCTCCCGACTCGCACGCCCTCGCTCCGCACCATGACCCCTCTCCGCCGCTCTGCACTGCTGCGCATCGTTCTCCTGCTCGTCGCGCTGCCCCTCTTCATCCTCGGCTGCGATACCGCCGAGGACATGATGTTCCAAGACGACACCGTCTTCGTTGACGCAGCCATTGACGACCTTATCTTCGCCTACGACGCAGGCGACTTCGACGGGAACGGAACGGCGACGGTCGCCGGGCCTTCCGTCTTCCTCGACGGTGGGTTGCTGGGCGGCTTCACGCGCGACGATGTCGAGTCGATCAGTGGCCTCCCCGACAGCGGTGAACTGCTGATCGACCGGCCCCTCAATGCTTCCATCGACGAGATCGCTTCAGCGGAGCTATTCTTCGGCGACCTGCTCGTCGGTTCGGCCCAGGTCACGATGATGGATGACGACGAGGTGCTTCGCATTGCGACGACGGACCTCACCTCGCTACGAAACCAGTCTGGTTTCAACACGACGCTCCGGATCACACTCGCCGACCCGTCAGCCGCGCAAGACTATGAGTTGGAAGCGCGGGTCACCTTGCGGTTCGAAGTGCAGCCGTAGCGCTCGGCTAGCGCCCGCCGCTACTTCACAGCGATGCAGGACACCTCGACGTAGGCGCCGCGCGGGAGCATGCCGACCTCGACGGCCTCGCGGGCGGGCGGGGCGGCGCTGAAGTAGCGCGCGTAGACCTCGTTGACGCGGGCATAGTCGTTCATGTCGCGGAGGTATACGGTGCACTGGACGACGTGCCGGAAGCCCATGCCCGCCTCGCGCAGCACGGCTCCCAGGTTGTC
This genomic window contains:
- a CDS encoding glycosyltransferase family 4 protein, which encodes MRIGHYVAHWSKGGLENYVRRLASTHVEAGHDVRMLKLSGAPGIDGAGEVAVVNDGLALAAAARDLDALHLHYAVAPEVYDAAPAIRTLHVHTSYCPSGKKFLARAGRPCDRSYNRLTCLASHVTQRCGSLKRANLQRLFGQTRNDYDARGRAHWHAISTFQVEWLRRTGYPESRTRLILHAGPEPRDVSPPPAEGVPRFAFVGRLSKVKGADWLLRALARTTAPLHLDVVGDGELSDRLPTLAEELGIADCVTFHGWVEPSDVAGIVTQARAVLAPSLWPEPAGLTALEAGANGRAFVASAAGGFLDSVVDGETGLLVPPSDDAALASALDRLADDYEFAVRLGKAGRERVAHGFRWTDHVAAVDALYAEAIAAHQVGANR
- a CDS encoding N-acetylmuramoyl-L-alanine amidase, whose amino-acid sequence is MRSLILLALAAFAALPALSADIQRVSITERSDGQGYVVRLHTVGVLSQFEVRQVAPELVELVVQDAYLVEGAQRDGATGIVQDYSVRNRDGSVVLSFQLAAPATATAYPDRDTDDLLLGLAYTEPQPVSPFFAEETGENWRLDCVVIDAGHGGHDPGTHGHGIREKDVTLSVALKVGQYVEERLGMNVVYTRTSDRFVELHERGRIANEQCGKLFISIHANAAGSARARGTETFFIGQHKADDAREIMERENSVVDLEADQSHYEGLGDMSMVLQSMASSAYQTESEHLASLIEGQFSERARRRSRGVKQAGFLVLWRASMPAVLVELGFLSNRNEARFLASEEGQDLLASGLYRAIRDYKERYEAGLGLDPTAPDHVAARD
- a CDS encoding RidA family protein; translated protein: MAIAPPSRRERIKCKDAPAAIGPYSQAVLAGGTLYCSGQIALHPQTGAMVNSDIEEETTQVLDNLGAVLREAGMGFRHVVQCTVYLRDMNDYARVNEVYARYFSAAPPAREAVEVGMLPRGAYVEVSCIAVK
- a CDS encoding adenine phosphoribosyltransferase, producing MTLAEAVRTVPDFPKPGIQFKDITPILADPALLVRAVDQLVAPFAGQGITHVVGIESRGFILGAMLADRLGAGFVPVRKPGKLPGETARESYALEYGSDALDIHIDAFAATIDAGDGAQVLVHDDVIATGGTAAATARLVERAGGTLAGFAFLIELDVLDGRTKLPDGAPVHAILHYD